In a single window of the Paenibacillus sp. MMS20-IR301 genome:
- a CDS encoding pentapeptide repeat-containing protein: MKIEQPRIPEPELLLPQQIHSLSSKDEYSRCLIAGSLIEYQDAARVSFDKTIFRNVTITESSLHHIELTDVIFEHCDLSNVDFSDAFIHRTEFRDCRMIGTDFTRARFQNVTVSGCIGEFAVFRFANFKNTVFAQSALISADYYQSSLSGLFFTECNLDQAVLAGCRLKDVDLSDCEFTGLMVDLQDLDGCIISAPQAASFAGLLGLVIK; this comes from the coding sequence ATGAAGATTGAACAACCCCGCATTCCGGAGCCTGAACTTCTGCTGCCGCAGCAGATTCATTCCCTGAGCTCCAAGGACGAATACAGCCGCTGCCTGATCGCAGGTTCTCTCATTGAATACCAGGACGCTGCCAGAGTGTCTTTTGATAAAACTATTTTCAGGAATGTGACCATTACAGAATCCTCGCTGCACCACATAGAGCTGACGGATGTAATCTTCGAGCATTGCGACCTGTCCAACGTCGATTTCAGTGACGCCTTCATTCACCGGACGGAGTTCAGGGATTGCCGGATGATCGGCACGGATTTCACCAGGGCGCGGTTTCAAAATGTTACGGTGAGCGGGTGTATCGGGGAGTTTGCGGTGTTCCGGTTTGCCAATTTCAAGAATACGGTCTTCGCACAAAGCGCCCTGATCAGCGCCGATTATTACCAGTCCAGCCTCAGCGGCCTGTTCTTCACGGAATGTAATCTGGATCAGGCGGTGCTGGCCGGATGCAGGCTGAAGGATGTTGATCTCAGTGACTGCGAATTCACCGGCCTGATGGTTGACCTTCAGGATCTGGACGGCTGCATCATCTCTGCACCGCAGGCTGCCTCCTTCGCCGGGCTGCTGGGTCTGGTCATTAAGTAG